A genomic window from Candidatus Neomarinimicrobiota bacterium includes:
- a CDS encoding DNA-3-methyladenine glycosylase I, with protein sequence MINSKVRCTWAISNNPRYTRYHDEEWGVPVFDEQKMFEFIVLESFQAGLNWEIILNKRQNFRSAFDGFDADKVARYDESNVQHLLSDKGIVRNQAKIRATINNAQQFLQVASEFGGFTNYLWNFVNGKPIVNRWKEDSEIPAFTPLSDEISADMKKRGFKFFGTTVCYAHMQAVGMVNDHLVDCFRHSECVLLT encoded by the coding sequence ATGATCAACAGTAAAGTGAGGTGTACTTGGGCCATCTCCAACAATCCCCGTTACACTCGATACCACGACGAAGAATGGGGCGTGCCTGTTTTTGATGAGCAGAAAATGTTCGAGTTTATTGTTCTTGAGTCGTTTCAGGCAGGACTCAACTGGGAAATCATTCTGAACAAACGACAGAATTTTAGATCAGCGTTCGACGGTTTTGATGCGGACAAGGTGGCACGCTATGACGAGAGCAACGTTCAGCATCTTCTTTCCGACAAAGGTATTGTCAGGAATCAGGCCAAAATCCGAGCCACCATCAACAATGCGCAGCAGTTCCTGCAGGTCGCCTCTGAGTTCGGCGGCTTTACGAACTACCTCTGGAACTTCGTGAACGGAAAACCGATTGTGAACAGATGGAAGGAGGATTCAGAGATTCCTGCTTTTACTCCACTGTCCGATGAAATCAGCGCCGACATGAAAAAAAGGGGCTTCAAGTTTTTCGGAACAACTGTTTGCTACGCCCACATGCAGGCGGTTGGGATGGTGAACGATCATCTCGTAGATTGCTTCCGCCACAGCGAGTGCGTCTTACTCACATGA
- a CDS encoding amidohydrolase: protein MYSFRRSVTAFIALVIAIPLQNSAQYRNIDAAVKKFTAEITDMRHSIHQNPELGNREFKTAELVANHLKKLRMEVKTDVAHTGVVGILVGGKPGHVVAVRADMDALPVTEDTDLPFSSTETTTYLGKEVGIMHACGHDIHTAVQLGVASVLSSMRKDLPGTVKFIFQPAEEGPPPGERGGAELMVEEGVMEAPIPGAIFGLHTLSDLEVGKVGFTVGPALAAVDQFIIKIHGKQAHGAAPHKSVDPIVMASQVVTAFQTIRARTLPPLEPSVITVGIFKGGERFNIIPAEVHLEGTVRSYSPDVSAAVERRMHEILDGITSAYGGSYTMDYDRGTPATINDPALAEKMMPTMERIAGRDNVIILDPTMGGEDFAYYANVAPGFFFRLGQVKPGTTSGGHHTPTYRADDACIPVGMRVMSNLLLDYLKSGGLN, encoded by the coding sequence ATGTACTCATTCAGACGCAGCGTAACCGCATTTATTGCACTGGTTATAGCTATTCCGTTACAGAACAGCGCACAGTACAGAAACATTGATGCCGCAGTCAAAAAGTTCACGGCTGAAATAACAGACATGCGCCACAGCATACATCAGAACCCTGAATTGGGCAATCGTGAGTTTAAAACGGCTGAATTGGTGGCCAACCATCTGAAAAAGCTAAGGATGGAAGTGAAAACGGATGTAGCCCACACAGGTGTCGTGGGTATATTGGTTGGTGGAAAACCGGGTCACGTGGTTGCGGTGCGGGCCGATATGGATGCACTACCTGTCACTGAGGACACCGATCTGCCCTTCAGCTCCACAGAGACTACCACATACCTTGGCAAGGAGGTCGGTATCATGCACGCCTGTGGGCATGATATTCATACTGCGGTGCAACTGGGCGTCGCCTCAGTCCTCTCCTCCATGCGCAAGGATCTTCCCGGTACGGTGAAATTCATTTTCCAGCCGGCCGAAGAGGGACCACCACCGGGTGAACGGGGCGGTGCTGAACTGATGGTGGAGGAAGGCGTCATGGAGGCACCCATACCGGGTGCCATCTTTGGTCTTCATACACTCTCTGACCTGGAAGTAGGCAAGGTCGGATTTACTGTCGGGCCAGCTCTTGCAGCAGTAGATCAATTCATCATCAAAATCCACGGGAAACAGGCACACGGCGCCGCACCCCACAAGTCAGTCGATCCCATCGTTATGGCCTCTCAGGTAGTAACTGCATTCCAGACCATTCGCGCCCGTACGCTTCCCCCCCTTGAACCGAGTGTCATCACCGTAGGTATCTTCAAAGGCGGCGAGCGTTTTAATATCATCCCGGCGGAGGTGCACCTTGAAGGGACAGTTCGATCTTACAGTCCCGATGTGAGCGCCGCCGTCGAACGCAGGATGCACGAGATTCTGGACGGCATCACCAGCGCCTACGGCGGCAGCTATACGATGGATTATGACCGTGGTACACCAGCCACCATCAATGACCCCGCCCTGGCAGAAAAGATGATGCCTACGATGGAACGAATCGCCGGCAGGGACAACGTCATTATACTCGATCCTACCATGGGTGGCGAAGACTTTGCTTACTATGCAAATGTGGCGCCCGGCTTCTTCTTTCGGCTTGGGCAGGTCAAACCGGGCACCACCTCCGGGGGACACCACACACCTACCTATCGCGCTGACGATGCATGTATTCCAGTGGGGATGAGAGTTATGTCAAACCTGCTGCTGGATTACCTGAAATCCGGAGGTCTTAACTGA
- a CDS encoding HPP family protein — protein sequence MRLPCKYDKKIKLYWKNYIYQSSFAAVSVFIIFLILTIEHAVVVASIGSTALIVFSMPNSIAATPKRVIGGHMIGFLSGSLIGIIAHGPAFYLALVYAKLLELHC from the coding sequence ATGAGACTTCCATGTAAATATGACAAAAAAATTAAGCTCTACTGGAAGAACTATATTTATCAGAGTAGTTTTGCGGCTGTTTCTGTCTTCATCATTTTTCTGATATTGACGATTGAACATGCCGTTGTGGTGGCATCCATAGGCTCTACGGCGCTTATTGTTTTTTCCATGCCGAACAGTATCGCGGCAACACCCAAACGAGTTATAGGTGGCCACATGATTGGATTTCTCTCAGGATCTCTGATTGGTATCATTGCTCACGGGCCGGCATTTTACCTTGCACTGGTCTATGCTAAGCTGTTGGAGTTACACTGTTAG
- a CDS encoding gamma-glutamyltransferase, producing MSARLYLSVIVSLFFSACIPVIPVHRPALPQTEPKMSRSSKGVVVTAHPLATDAGVKMLQAGGNAVDAAVAAAFSLAVVGPSMSGIGGRAQILIYTAQGEIHGIDATTQVPSNYDHETAPQAKYGYPTVAVPGVVAGLTKASQLFGTLPRETVMASAIEYAGDGYPILPGELFRQSLVIEKMKEFEGTRQHFLKADGSLYSAGETFVQKDLAAVLEAVAAEGPDVFYRGWIAEKMVLDVQRNGGVLTRESLADYRAEESHIVTGSYRGYDLAALWTPSYGAIAIEALQILEQFPDSLFEGPDWARAIYHGISAAYLDRKEQKSLADAHRLTSKEWAKFRAAETGLLQEEADASKSLPPGSRYAGPISPAAWTEPYAHTSHLTVVDRDGMIVCLTQTVGPIMGSKVVTPGLGFIYAATLGGYLGEMQAGQRAVSHIAPLLVLKNDRPLIAMGAAGGSRIISALVAITSRIIDQGRPLSEAVALPRVHPTEAGIDLERTGEGGWSTQDSSYLAGLGYSITMKDRPGMFGRANIVMLDTLSGEWIGVSDPDWEGTAGVPLK from the coding sequence TTGTCAGCAAGACTGTACCTGTCAGTCATAGTCTCACTTTTCTTCTCGGCCTGTATTCCTGTTATCCCGGTCCACAGGCCAGCACTGCCTCAAACTGAACCGAAGATGAGCCGCTCATCGAAGGGAGTCGTCGTGACGGCCCATCCGCTGGCAACGGATGCCGGTGTTAAGATGCTGCAGGCCGGAGGAAATGCTGTGGATGCTGCTGTCGCCGCCGCCTTCTCGCTTGCTGTGGTGGGGCCGAGTATGAGCGGCATCGGCGGCCGGGCTCAGATTCTCATCTATACAGCACAGGGAGAGATTCACGGTATCGATGCAACCACGCAGGTGCCGTCGAATTATGATCACGAGACAGCCCCGCAAGCCAAGTACGGTTATCCTACGGTAGCAGTTCCCGGTGTGGTAGCCGGCCTGACGAAAGCATCGCAACTGTTCGGGACACTGCCCAGAGAGACCGTAATGGCGTCGGCGATTGAATATGCCGGGGACGGCTATCCGATTCTTCCGGGGGAACTGTTTCGTCAATCATTGGTGATTGAAAAGATGAAAGAATTCGAAGGGACCAGACAACATTTCCTCAAAGCGGATGGTTCATTGTACAGTGCGGGAGAGACGTTTGTTCAAAAGGATCTTGCCGCTGTCCTGGAGGCCGTTGCCGCTGAGGGACCAGACGTCTTTTATCGAGGCTGGATTGCTGAAAAGATGGTGCTGGATGTGCAGCGCAACGGTGGTGTGCTGACGCGTGAATCGCTGGCAGATTACCGTGCTGAAGAATCACATATTGTGACGGGAAGCTACAGGGGTTACGATCTGGCCGCGCTCTGGACGCCCTCGTACGGGGCCATTGCCATCGAGGCCCTGCAGATCCTGGAGCAGTTTCCTGACTCGCTGTTTGAGGGGCCCGATTGGGCCAGAGCCATCTACCACGGAATATCCGCGGCCTATCTTGACCGTAAAGAGCAGAAATCGCTGGCGGACGCTCACCGCCTCACTTCTAAGGAGTGGGCCAAATTTCGTGCTGCCGAGACAGGCTTGCTGCAGGAAGAAGCTGACGCATCGAAATCGCTGCCGCCTGGCAGTCGGTATGCCGGGCCCATATCGCCAGCCGCCTGGACTGAACCGTACGCTCACACGAGTCACCTGACTGTAGTGGATCGTGACGGTATGATCGTCTGCCTGACGCAGACTGTGGGCCCCATCATGGGCTCCAAGGTAGTGACGCCGGGACTCGGTTTCATCTACGCCGCCACACTGGGAGGATATCTGGGAGAGATGCAGGCGGGCCAGCGGGCGGTGTCGCACATTGCTCCGCTGCTGGTTCTGAAGAATGATCGACCACTGATTGCCATGGGTGCCGCCGGCGGCAGCCGCATCATTTCAGCTCTCGTCGCCATCACAAGTAGAATCATAGATCAGGGCAGACCGCTTTCAGAAGCAGTCGCCCTACCGAGGGTTCATCCGACAGAAGCGGGAATAGACCTGGAGCGGACAGGCGAGGGAGGATGGTCAACGCAAGACAGCAGTTATCTTGCGGGGCTCGGCTATTCCATTACCATGAAAGACCGCCCGGGGATGTTCGGCAGGGCAAATATCGTCATGTTGGATACGTTGTCGGGGGAGTGGATTGGTGTCTCTGATCCCGATTGGGAAGGGACAGCCGGTGTACCGCTGAAGTAG
- a CDS encoding PBP1A family penicillin-binding protein: MAKKKKSQTSWARTYLRIASITIVCMVAGLIYIWVLSRDLPSLEQLENFDPDLVTRIYSSDGVMLKELYTQRRVFVDLEKIPSYLADAAVASEDRRFESHWGISMRDFMRAIVINTLTLSYRSGFSSITQQLARNLYDTIGFRKTIARKMKEVITAIQIEKTYTKEEILEMYLNSVHFGHGTYGVQAAAKRYFSKDVWDLTLDESALLVGVLPAPVHYSPINHVDEARRRRDVVLRLMRDQGKITQSQYSEARIMELRVKVERDDLGIAPYFTEHIRRILEREDEALDIDIYRDGLEIYTTLDSRMQKAAEEAVSRSVKANQEVLNKRFYSDREEFEQLAYLGIYPEDSVRIMLQGEMELYEELRDKLLVQAALVAIDPSTGEIRAMVGGRPDYHDQFNRATQAKRQPGSVFKPFIYTAAIDNGYPVTKQLHNQPVVLNVQNAQGEWEKWMPRNYDNSTGGLTTLREGLRRSLNLISVRLVQELVPPEVVVRTAKRMHISSPIRAVDAIALGTSEVFPLEVTSAYATFAHKGVWCKPMAITKIVDRFGVTIKEYYPERQEVLSEETAFIMTDLLRTVVDRGTGGRVRWMFKFNHPAGGKTGTTQGWTDAWFVGFSPHLAAGVWFGVDDPQVSLGEKQDGSRAALPAWARFMRTVHDTMGWKYQNFDAPAGVSRAEICKVTKDLPTRYCSTEKEYFISRYSPSRTCRVHTEAATRRGREREN, encoded by the coding sequence ATGGCAAAGAAGAAAAAGTCACAGACAAGCTGGGCCCGAACATACTTACGGATCGCCTCCATCACGATAGTCTGCATGGTGGCAGGACTGATTTATATCTGGGTTCTTTCGCGAGATCTGCCTTCCCTGGAGCAATTGGAGAACTTTGATCCCGATCTTGTCACACGGATCTACTCTTCCGATGGCGTCATGCTGAAAGAGCTTTACACGCAGCGCCGGGTTTTTGTGGACTTGGAGAAAATCCCTTCCTATCTGGCTGACGCGGCTGTGGCCTCCGAGGACCGGCGGTTTGAATCTCACTGGGGCATCTCCATGCGGGACTTCATGCGGGCAATAGTAATCAATACACTGACCCTCAGTTACCGTTCCGGATTCAGCTCCATTACACAGCAGCTGGCCCGCAATCTTTATGATACCATAGGTTTCAGAAAAACGATTGCCCGCAAGATGAAGGAAGTCATCACCGCCATTCAGATCGAGAAAACCTATACCAAGGAAGAAATTCTTGAGATGTATCTCAACTCTGTCCATTTCGGTCACGGCACTTACGGTGTGCAAGCTGCCGCCAAGCGGTATTTCAGTAAGGATGTATGGGACCTTACCCTGGATGAAAGTGCCTTGCTGGTCGGCGTACTGCCGGCGCCTGTGCACTACAGTCCTATCAATCACGTTGATGAAGCCCGGCGGCGACGGGATGTTGTGCTCCGTTTAATGCGGGACCAGGGTAAGATTACCCAGTCCCAATACAGTGAGGCGCGAATCATGGAATTGCGCGTGAAAGTGGAGCGGGATGATCTGGGAATCGCGCCCTATTTTACTGAACATATCAGAAGGATTCTTGAAAGGGAAGACGAGGCTCTCGACATCGATATCTATCGGGATGGTCTCGAAATTTACACAACACTCGATAGCCGCATGCAGAAGGCTGCCGAAGAAGCGGTTTCGAGGTCGGTTAAAGCAAATCAGGAAGTCCTCAATAAGCGGTTCTACAGTGACCGGGAGGAGTTCGAGCAGTTGGCCTATCTGGGAATCTATCCGGAGGATTCCGTGCGCATCATGCTGCAAGGGGAGATGGAACTCTACGAGGAGCTGCGGGACAAGCTTCTGGTTCAGGCGGCACTTGTGGCCATCGATCCTTCCACCGGTGAGATCAGGGCCATGGTTGGTGGCCGACCCGATTATCATGATCAGTTCAACAGGGCGACGCAGGCAAAACGGCAGCCCGGATCTGTCTTTAAACCGTTCATCTATACCGCTGCCATAGACAACGGCTATCCGGTGACGAAACAGCTCCACAATCAGCCTGTGGTATTGAATGTCCAGAACGCTCAAGGAGAGTGGGAGAAGTGGATGCCGCGCAACTACGACAATTCAACGGGAGGGTTAACCACCCTTCGCGAAGGTCTGCGACGGTCACTGAACCTGATTTCGGTGAGACTGGTGCAGGAACTTGTCCCTCCTGAGGTGGTGGTGCGGACCGCCAAAAGAATGCACATATCTTCGCCAATCCGTGCAGTGGATGCTATCGCACTCGGCACATCGGAGGTCTTCCCGCTGGAGGTGACGTCAGCCTACGCAACTTTCGCTCACAAGGGGGTATGGTGCAAACCGATGGCGATCACGAAGATTGTAGACCGCTTCGGAGTCACCATCAAGGAGTATTATCCTGAGAGGCAGGAAGTGCTGAGTGAAGAGACGGCATTTATTATGACGGACTTACTGCGGACGGTAGTGGACCGGGGGACTGGCGGCCGTGTTCGCTGGATGTTCAAGTTTAATCATCCGGCAGGGGGTAAGACCGGAACCACTCAGGGGTGGACAGACGCTTGGTTTGTGGGATTCAGTCCCCATCTCGCGGCCGGAGTGTGGTTCGGCGTGGATGATCCGCAGGTGAGTCTCGGCGAGAAGCAGGACGGTAGCAGGGCAGCACTCCCCGCGTGGGCGCGCTTCATGAGGACAGTCCACGATACGATGGGATGGAAATATCAGAATTTTGACGCTCCCGCCGGGGTATCTCGGGCGGAGATTTGCAAGGTGACAAAAGATCTCCCCACGCGCTACTGCTCCACGGAAAAGGAGTATTTCATTTCACGTTACTCGCCGTCGCGGACTTGCAGGGTTCACACGGAAGCAGCAACCAGGCGGGGCCGGGAAAGAGAGAATTAG
- a CDS encoding LptF/LptG family permease, which yields MRLVTRYILKEHLLPFFYALLILVFLLFINFFLRAIDRFLGKGLPTGVILEYLFLNTAWILALAIPMAVLVATLMAFGRLSEDNETTAMQGSGISFATILWPALAFSIAVATPLTYFNNTVLPKMNHKARTLARDIYRKRPDLNVEAGYFIDNLPEYSFIVKGKRGNRYQGVRIYGKDRTTTQTSIHAEEGTFDALGDAILVTLYNGEIHELDVKNYQNYRRIAFERHRITIPADDLTLQRRDTASRTDREMTYSMMREKIATYHRKIMSVKERVAKQIHKEFPDVSVPDDFQQLVTVLHSYLKEIQEDTTLTQKELIGKTRRIDSLIGRIKSDSQIMEGYSRSANRYTVEMHKKFSIPVACIVFVLIGAPLGIMARRGSFVTAISLSLGFFLIYWVFLIGGEELADRNFLSPELAMWGPNLILGIVGAYLSFIASKDTNSFRLASLLKFFNKRKKP from the coding sequence GTGCGATTAGTCACCCGCTACATCCTCAAGGAACACCTGCTTCCATTCTTTTATGCGCTCCTGATCCTTGTCTTTCTGCTTTTCATCAACTTTTTCCTGCGCGCAATAGACAGATTCCTCGGCAAGGGGCTCCCCACAGGCGTTATCCTTGAATATCTTTTCTTAAACACGGCGTGGATTCTTGCTCTTGCTATCCCCATGGCTGTTCTCGTAGCAACGCTGATGGCGTTCGGCCGCCTCTCTGAGGACAATGAAACGACGGCCATGCAGGGATCCGGCATCAGTTTCGCAACCATCCTCTGGCCGGCCCTCGCTTTCAGTATCGCGGTGGCGACACCTCTCACCTATTTCAACAATACAGTTCTACCTAAGATGAACCACAAAGCGAGAACCTTGGCCCGCGATATCTATCGCAAGCGTCCCGATCTCAATGTTGAGGCAGGCTATTTCATCGATAATCTGCCCGAATACAGTTTCATCGTCAAGGGCAAGCGTGGCAACCGTTATCAGGGGGTGAGAATCTACGGCAAGGATCGAACCACCACACAGACCTCCATCCACGCTGAAGAGGGGACGTTCGACGCACTGGGGGACGCTATCCTTGTCACTCTCTATAACGGGGAGATCCACGAACTCGATGTAAAGAACTACCAAAACTACCGCAGGATTGCTTTTGAACGTCACAGGATAACCATCCCCGCCGACGATCTGACACTTCAACGTCGCGATACAGCATCACGTACTGATCGTGAAATGACCTACAGCATGATGCGCGAAAAAATCGCTACTTACCACAGAAAGATTATGAGTGTCAAAGAGCGCGTTGCCAAACAGATCCACAAAGAGTTTCCTGATGTTTCAGTGCCAGACGATTTTCAACAGCTGGTGACAGTACTGCATTCATATCTTAAAGAGATACAAGAGGACACAACTCTCACCCAAAAAGAGCTTATCGGCAAAACCCGCAGGATCGACAGCTTAATTGGGCGAATTAAGTCAGATAGCCAGATTATGGAAGGATATTCCCGCAGTGCAAATCGCTATACTGTGGAAATGCATAAGAAATTTTCTATACCAGTCGCATGTATCGTATTCGTGCTGATTGGTGCTCCTCTGGGAATCATGGCCCGTCGCGGAAGTTTTGTAACTGCCATCAGCTTAAGTCTCGGATTTTTTCTCATCTACTGGGTCTTCCTCATCGGAGGAGAAGAGCTTGCTGACCGGAATTTTCTCTCTCCTGAACTTGCTATGTGGGGACCCAATCTGATACTTGGGATAGTAGGAGCTTACCTCTCCTTTATTGCCTCCAAGGATACCAATTCGTTTCGCCTAGCATCGTTGCTCAAGTTTTTCAATAAGAGAAAAAAACCGTGA
- a CDS encoding phosphatidylinositol-specific phospholipase C1-like protein: MNEIQVIGSHNSYRIKTYQKILNTLSILVPEIARSFDYDHEPLEVQFNDYGIRQIELDVYYDPEGGLFANRMGNQFIGEPVESGEAALDEPGLKVLHFPDIDYMTHHLAFKDALETVKAWSESHPRHVPIFILVEAKEEGAENINPNLSGFIEPLTFDADALDTIDEEISQVFGENLAGVITPDNVRGNRSSLEDAVLSDGWPTLGEARGKVIFGLDNGGEIRDLYVEGHVALAGRTLFTNSDPGTPEAAFIKINTPAEEIEKLVLQGYLIRTRADSDTEEARSGDTSRRDFALASGAHYVSTDYYHPDPRHAESADWTDYSVQLPGGEVVRLNPVNGPEEFVGLTIEE; encoded by the coding sequence ATCAACGAGATTCAAGTCATCGGTAGCCACAACAGTTACCGCATCAAAACATATCAGAAGATTCTGAACACCCTCAGCATCCTCGTGCCGGAGATTGCCCGCTCCTTTGACTACGACCACGAGCCGCTGGAGGTACAGTTCAACGACTACGGCATACGCCAGATCGAGCTGGACGTATACTACGATCCGGAAGGGGGATTGTTTGCCAATCGGATGGGCAATCAGTTTATCGGTGAGCCGGTAGAGTCGGGTGAAGCGGCACTGGATGAGCCGGGCCTGAAAGTGCTTCACTTTCCCGACATCGACTATATGACGCACCACCTGGCATTCAAAGACGCACTCGAAACGGTAAAGGCGTGGTCTGAATCCCACCCGCGCCATGTACCCATCTTCATCCTGGTGGAAGCAAAAGAGGAAGGAGCAGAGAATATCAATCCCAATCTCAGCGGTTTCATTGAACCACTCACTTTTGACGCTGATGCTCTAGATACAATTGACGAAGAGATCAGCCAAGTGTTCGGAGAGAATCTCGCCGGCGTCATCACTCCCGACAATGTAAGAGGCAATCGATCATCACTCGAAGATGCCGTACTTTCAGACGGCTGGCCCACGCTGGGCGAAGCTCGAGGCAAAGTTATCTTTGGTCTTGACAACGGCGGAGAGATACGGGATTTGTACGTGGAAGGACATGTCGCGCTGGCGGGGCGAACTCTTTTCACTAACTCGGATCCGGGCACTCCCGAAGCAGCCTTCATCAAGATCAACACGCCTGCGGAAGAAATTGAAAAGCTTGTTCTCCAGGGGTACCTCATCAGGACCCGGGCCGATTCCGACACAGAGGAAGCACGCAGCGGTGACACCTCCCGTCGCGACTTCGCCTTAGCCAGCGGTGCCCATTACGTCTCCACCGACTACTACCACCCTGACCCACGCCACGCCGAAAGCGCCGACTGGACCGACTATTCAGTCCAACTCCCGGGCGGTGAAGTCGTGCGCTTGAATCCCGTAAATGGACCCGAGGAGTTTGTAGGACTCACCATTGAAGAGTGA
- a CDS encoding DUF4442 domain-containing protein — MTILSHTARATLILRAYGFARIPLLWSCRPSVVELNDEKCVIKIPHRRKTRNHEGGMYIAAMSVGAELAAAVIALFQIRREGRKAKFIYKDFEAHFLKRAEGDVHFTCTDGRIISDVVEETARTGERINCPVKVIATVPSISDEPVAQFALTLSLKVVSGEG, encoded by the coding sequence ATGACTATTCTTTCTCACACTGCTCGAGCTACCCTTATTTTACGCGCCTACGGATTTGCCAGAATTCCCCTTCTCTGGTCATGCAGACCCTCCGTAGTGGAGCTGAATGACGAAAAATGTGTAATCAAAATCCCCCACAGGCGCAAAACCAGAAATCACGAGGGTGGCATGTATATCGCCGCCATGTCCGTAGGCGCTGAACTCGCCGCTGCGGTAATCGCCCTTTTTCAGATCAGGCGAGAGGGACGGAAGGCAAAGTTCATTTACAAGGACTTCGAGGCACACTTTCTCAAGCGGGCGGAAGGGGACGTCCATTTCACGTGTACCGATGGGAGGATTATCTCAGACGTGGTGGAGGAGACAGCACGGACAGGAGAAAGAATCAATTGCCCGGTGAAGGTGATTGCTACTGTACCCTCTATTTCTGATGAACCGGTGGCTCAGTTCGCGCTCACACTCTCTTTAAAAGTTGTAAGCGGAGAAGGGTGA
- a CDS encoding cold-shock protein: protein MADREKGTVKWFNPKKGFGFISRESGEDVFVHFSSIMGEGYRTLMEGEEVEFEVASGEKGLEAKEVGRLG from the coding sequence ATGGCTGATCGTGAAAAAGGCACAGTAAAGTGGTTTAACCCCAAGAAGGGTTTTGGGTTCATCTCAAGAGAGAGTGGGGAAGATGTCTTCGTTCATTTCTCTTCAATTATGGGTGAAGGTTACCGGACCCTTATGGAAGGCGAGGAAGTGGAATTCGAAGTCGCCTCTGGAGAAAAAGGTCTGGAAGCCAAGGAAGTGGGCCGACTGGGCTAG
- a CDS encoding thymidine phosphorylase: MNPDTLAAEKLNGKANSPAGIRSLIHDYSAGSVGDETMTRWLQAVHKNGMTDNEILAVVDAMLTSGETMDFSHLSQFVADKHSTGGVGDKVSLVLGPLMAAAGLAIPMISGRSLGHTGGTLDKLESIPGYQANISLEEFRRIVETVGISMIGQTDNICPADKKMYALRDRTGTVESIALISGSIMSKKIAEGVKGLALNITVGNGAFMPTLEKGRQLGEKLSMVGEHYGVSTEVVYSDMNQPLGWSAGLWNEVVEAVDILKGEGPEDVKEVVLKLGVSLLLQSAAAKSEDEARKIQNALIESGRAFELFLKMVSAHGGDISSLDNPYLPADPALSGEIIADRSGFLSEMDTLTIGENVNLLTVYHKDGKRQLVSCGGIYLKKKIGDPVATGEVLAVCTGGDKDTVDSAAENVSRAIKISEEPIRPAPLVY, translated from the coding sequence GTGAACCCGGACACTCTTGCGGCCGAAAAATTGAACGGCAAGGCCAATTCTCCGGCTGGGATCAGATCACTTATCCACGACTACAGCGCAGGCTCCGTCGGTGACGAGACCATGACACGCTGGCTGCAGGCGGTACACAAAAACGGTATGACCGACAATGAAATCCTGGCAGTGGTGGATGCCATGCTCACATCTGGCGAAACGATGGATTTTTCACACTTGTCTCAGTTCGTTGCAGACAAGCACAGCACGGGAGGTGTTGGAGATAAGGTCTCCCTCGTCTTAGGTCCGCTCATGGCGGCAGCCGGCCTTGCGATTCCGATGATCTCAGGCAGAAGCCTCGGACACACCGGAGGAACCCTCGACAAACTGGAATCTATCCCGGGATATCAGGCAAACATCTCATTAGAAGAATTCCGACGCATCGTGGAGACTGTTGGTATCAGCATGATCGGTCAGACTGACAACATCTGTCCGGCTGATAAAAAAATGTATGCCCTGAGAGACAGGACGGGAACTGTGGAGTCTATCGCCCTCATCAGCGGCAGCATCATGAGCAAGAAAATTGCTGAGGGTGTGAAAGGCCTCGCACTCAATATCACGGTGGGGAACGGTGCCTTTATGCCCACTCTTGAAAAGGGGCGCCAGCTGGGTGAAAAACTGTCTATGGTGGGAGAACATTACGGTGTTTCAACTGAAGTAGTCTACTCGGATATGAATCAGCCTCTCGGTTGGAGTGCAGGGCTCTGGAACGAAGTGGTGGAAGCAGTGGACATTTTAAAGGGAGAAGGCCCTGAAGATGTAAAAGAGGTGGTGCTGAAACTTGGTGTGTCTCTTCTACTGCAGTCGGCGGCGGCGAAATCGGAAGATGAAGCACGAAAAATCCAGAATGCTTTGATAGAAAGTGGTCGTGCTTTTGAGCTGTTCCTTAAGATGGTCAGCGCTCACGGCGGAGACATCTCCTCACTGGACAATCCATATCTCCCAGCTGATCCGGCGTTGAGCGGGGAGATTATTGCCGACCGCTCCGGTTTCCTCTCAGAGATGGATACTCTTACAATCGGCGAGAATGTAAATCTACTTACGGTATATCATAAGGATGGTAAACGGCAACTAGTATCGTGCGGCGGTATCTATCTTAAGAAAAAAATTGGCGATCCGGTTGCCACAGGAGAGGTACTTGCTGTCTGTACAGGTGGGGATAAAGATACAGTCGATTCAGCCGCCGAGAACGTCTCGCGGGCCATCAAGATCAGTGAGGAACCCATCCGGCCTGCACCACTTGTATACTAA